One region of Brachybacterium saurashtrense genomic DNA includes:
- the ctaD gene encoding cytochrome c oxidase subunit I yields the protein MSTETTAAPTASAPARFQEARPTSLGQSFFNLLTTTDHKLIGKMYMGMAFAFFAFGGLLALGIRTELWEPGLQVVVSKDQYNQLFTMHGTIMLLMFGTPLFNGFANYLVPLQIGAVDMAFPRLNMFAFWVTLFGSLIVVSGFLTPQGAASFGWFAYAPLSDTTFSPGLGGDLWVFGLALQGFGTILGSVNFITTILCMRMPGMTMFRMPIFTWNTLITAVLVLMAFPPLASALLALGADRRFDANIFDPSNGGPVLWQHLFWFFGHPEVYVLALPFFGIATEIIPVFSRKPIFGYKTLVGATISIAALSVTVWAHHMYTTGAVMLDFFAFMTMLIAVPTGVKFFNWVGTMWRGSLTFETPMLFTLGFLTTFIFGGLTGVILSSPVLDFHISDTYFVVAHFHYVMAGTVVFEMFAGFYFWWPKMFGYKLSESIGKLHFWLLTIGFHMTFLIQHWLGVDGAPRRYVNYLAEDGFDWMNQISTVGAFIMGASTLPFLLNVVLTHLKGVKVEVDDPWGYGASLEWATSCPPPRHNFHSLPRVRSERPAFDLHHPEVALQDHMLAEEPAVNPRTN from the coding sequence GTGAGCACCGAGACCACCGCCGCGCCGACCGCCTCGGCGCCCGCGCGGTTCCAGGAGGCGCGGCCGACCTCGCTCGGCCAGTCGTTCTTCAACCTGCTGACCACCACCGATCACAAGCTGATCGGCAAGATGTACATGGGCATGGCGTTTGCGTTCTTCGCGTTCGGCGGCCTGCTCGCCCTGGGGATCCGCACCGAGCTCTGGGAGCCGGGACTGCAGGTCGTGGTCTCCAAGGACCAGTACAACCAGCTGTTCACGATGCACGGCACGATCATGTTGCTGATGTTCGGCACCCCGCTGTTCAACGGCTTCGCGAACTACCTGGTGCCCCTGCAGATCGGCGCCGTCGACATGGCGTTCCCGCGCCTGAACATGTTCGCCTTCTGGGTGACGCTGTTCGGCTCGCTGATCGTGGTCTCCGGCTTCCTCACCCCGCAGGGCGCGGCCTCCTTCGGATGGTTCGCCTATGCGCCGCTGTCGGACACCACGTTCTCGCCCGGCCTGGGCGGTGATCTGTGGGTGTTCGGCCTGGCCCTGCAGGGCTTCGGCACGATCCTCGGCTCGGTCAACTTCATCACCACGATCCTGTGCATGCGCATGCCGGGCATGACGATGTTCCGGATGCCGATCTTCACCTGGAACACGCTGATCACCGCGGTGCTGGTGCTGATGGCCTTCCCGCCACTGGCCTCCGCGCTGCTGGCGCTGGGCGCCGACCGACGCTTCGACGCGAACATCTTCGATCCGTCCAACGGCGGCCCGGTGCTGTGGCAGCACCTGTTCTGGTTCTTCGGTCACCCCGAGGTGTACGTGCTCGCGCTGCCGTTCTTCGGCATCGCCACCGAGATCATCCCGGTGTTCTCGCGCAAGCCGATCTTCGGCTACAAGACCCTCGTGGGCGCGACCATCTCCATCGCGGCGCTGTCCGTGACCGTGTGGGCGCACCACATGTACACCACCGGCGCCGTGATGCTGGACTTCTTCGCCTTCATGACGATGCTGATCGCCGTGCCGACGGGCGTGAAGTTCTTCAACTGGGTGGGCACCATGTGGCGCGGCTCGCTCACCTTCGAGACGCCGATGCTGTTCACCCTCGGCTTCCTCACCACCTTCATCTTCGGCGGCCTGACGGGCGTGATCCTGTCCTCGCCGGTGCTGGACTTCCACATCTCCGACACGTACTTCGTGGTCGCGCACTTCCACTACGTGATGGCCGGCACCGTGGTCTTCGAGATGTTCGCAGGCTTCTACTTCTGGTGGCCGAAGATGTTCGGCTACAAGCTCAGCGAGAGCATCGGCAAGCTGCACTTCTGGCTGCTGACCATCGGCTTCCACATGACCTTCCTCATCCAGCACTGGCTGGGCGTGGACGGCGCACCGCGCCGCTACGTCAACTACCTCGCCGAGGACGGCTTCGACTGGATGAACCAGATCTCCACCGTGGGCGCGTTCATCATGGGTGCCTCCACCCTGCCGTTCCTGCTCAACGTGGTGCTCACGCACCTCAAGGGCGTCAAGGTGGAGGTCGACGACCCGTGGGGCTACGGTGCGTCCCTCGAGTGGGCGACCAGCTGCCCGCCCCCGCGCCACAACTTCCACTCCCTGCCGCGCGTGCGGTCCGAGCGTCCGGCGTTCGATCTCCACCACCCGGAGGTCGCGCTGCAGGACCACATGCTCGCCGAAGAACCCGCCGTGAACCCGAGGACGAACTGA
- a CDS encoding ubiquinol-cytochrome c reductase iron-sulfur subunit, with the protein MNTNPDGSSPARGVSAIAPKEGGGFPNPGLPPHVPRQADLSKAAEKRAERVVAGMFLLSVIGTVIFIAAYFVVTPTGTNLFAEEQSSSALWWSNLVTGLGLAIAVFFIGAAAVHWAKTLMPDEEMVEERHDIRSSDETREIAAGIIQDGLEESGIARRPLIVTAMVASLAALPIAVLAPLSTLGPLPGNKLHHTFWGHNPGQRLARDHDGTPIKLSDVALNSIFHVMPEGLTHETPHHLEERAKAAAVIVRFDPALSKNDESMSMGVDGVLAFSKICTHVGCPVALYEQQTHHMLCPCHQSTFDVTDGAKVIFGPAHRPLPQLPIEVDDEGYLVAPGDFTEPIGPSFWNIHKDL; encoded by the coding sequence ATGAACACCAATCCCGACGGCAGCTCCCCCGCCCGCGGAGTCAGCGCCATCGCCCCCAAGGAGGGCGGCGGCTTCCCGAACCCGGGCCTGCCTCCCCACGTCCCGCGTCAGGCCGATCTCTCCAAGGCCGCGGAGAAGCGCGCCGAGCGCGTCGTCGCCGGCATGTTCCTCCTCAGCGTGATCGGCACGGTCATCTTCATCGCCGCGTATTTCGTGGTGACCCCCACCGGGACCAACCTCTTCGCCGAGGAGCAGTCCAGCAGCGCCCTGTGGTGGTCGAACCTGGTCACGGGCCTCGGCCTCGCGATCGCCGTCTTCTTCATCGGCGCCGCCGCCGTGCACTGGGCCAAGACCCTCATGCCCGATGAGGAGATGGTCGAGGAGCGCCACGACATCCGCAGCTCCGACGAGACCCGGGAGATCGCCGCCGGCATCATCCAGGACGGCCTCGAGGAGTCCGGGATCGCGCGCCGCCCGCTGATCGTCACCGCGATGGTGGCCTCGCTCGCGGCCCTGCCGATCGCCGTGCTCGCCCCGCTCTCCACGCTGGGCCCGCTCCCGGGCAACAAGCTCCACCACACCTTCTGGGGCCACAACCCCGGTCAGCGCCTCGCGCGGGACCACGACGGCACCCCGATCAAGCTCTCGGACGTGGCGCTGAACTCCATCTTCCACGTGATGCCCGAGGGTCTCACCCACGAGACGCCCCACCACCTCGAGGAGCGCGCCAAGGCCGCCGCCGTGATCGTGCGCTTCGATCCCGCGCTCTCGAAGAACGACGAGTCCATGTCGATGGGCGTGGACGGCGTGCTGGCGTTCTCGAAGATCTGCACCCACGTGGGCTGCCCCGTGGCGCTGTACGAGCAGCAGACCCACCACATGCTGTGCCCGTGCCACCAGTCCACCTTCGACGTCACCGACGGCGCCAAGGTGATCTTCGGCCCCGCGCACCGCCCGCTGCCCCAGCTGCCGATCGAGGTCGACGACGAGGGCTACCTCGTCGCTCCCGGTGACTTCACCGAGCCGATCGGGCCCAGCTTCTGGAACATCCACAAGGACCTGTGA
- a CDS encoding dipeptidase, producing MNSPDPATSAAPAGDSEEVAALRARLEALLPAAVDDLRDLVRIPSVAFPGYDREPVRRSAEAVAALLRDAGMAEVAIESVEGGSPAVIGRTPAAEGRPTVMLYAHHDVQPTGDVEDWTSAPFEPVEREGRLYGRGAADDKAGVMAHVTALRLVGEELAADGIGVTVFVEGEEEAGSPTFRPFIEAFRDRLEADLIIVADSANWAVGTPALTTSLRGVVDLVVEVRALEHAVHSGLFGGPVLDALTQLSRLLATLHDENGEVAVEGLTRAADPTVEMEEADYRRDAGVVDGAELSGVGPLTARLWARPALSVIGIDAPSVRDASNTLVPVSRAKVSLRIPPGEDPDAAMAALVAHLERYAPATAQVTVREGEKGKPYSARQDAPSMDLARSAFARAWGTDAVDTGLGGSIPFIADLLEVFPGAEVLVTGVEDPESRAHGVDESLHLGEFAKVCLAEALLLRGAGVLGGRG from the coding sequence ATGAACTCTCCCGATCCCGCCACCAGCGCCGCACCCGCCGGAGACTCCGAGGAGGTGGCGGCCCTGCGTGCTCGGCTGGAGGCGCTCCTCCCCGCCGCCGTGGACGATCTCCGCGACCTCGTGCGCATCCCCTCCGTGGCCTTCCCCGGCTACGACCGCGAGCCCGTGCGTCGCAGCGCCGAGGCGGTGGCCGCACTGCTGCGCGACGCCGGCATGGCGGAGGTCGCGATCGAGTCCGTGGAGGGTGGCAGCCCCGCGGTGATCGGCCGCACCCCGGCGGCGGAAGGGCGTCCCACGGTGATGCTGTACGCGCACCACGACGTCCAGCCCACCGGTGACGTCGAGGACTGGACCAGCGCCCCGTTCGAGCCCGTGGAGCGCGAGGGTCGCCTGTACGGACGCGGCGCGGCCGACGACAAGGCCGGCGTGATGGCGCACGTCACGGCGCTGCGCCTGGTGGGCGAGGAGCTGGCCGCCGACGGGATCGGGGTGACCGTCTTCGTGGAGGGCGAGGAGGAGGCCGGCTCGCCCACCTTCCGCCCGTTCATCGAGGCCTTCCGCGACCGTCTCGAGGCCGATCTCATCATCGTCGCGGACTCCGCGAACTGGGCCGTGGGGACCCCGGCGCTCACCACGAGCCTCCGCGGCGTGGTGGACCTGGTGGTCGAGGTGCGTGCCCTGGAGCATGCCGTCCACTCGGGGCTCTTCGGCGGCCCGGTGCTCGACGCCCTCACCCAGCTCTCCCGTCTGCTCGCCACCCTGCACGACGAGAACGGAGAGGTCGCGGTCGAGGGACTCACCCGCGCGGCGGACCCGACGGTGGAGATGGAGGAGGCGGACTACCGGCGGGACGCCGGGGTGGTCGACGGCGCCGAGCTCTCCGGTGTCGGTCCGCTCACCGCCCGCCTGTGGGCGCGCCCCGCGCTCTCCGTGATCGGCATCGACGCGCCGAGCGTGCGCGATGCCTCGAACACTCTGGTGCCCGTCTCCCGCGCCAAGGTCTCCCTGCGCATCCCGCCGGGCGAGGACCCCGACGCGGCGATGGCCGCGCTGGTGGCGCACCTGGAGCGGTACGCCCCCGCCACCGCGCAGGTCACCGTGCGCGAGGGGGAGAAGGGCAAGCCCTACAGCGCTCGCCAGGATGCGCCGTCGATGGACCTGGCGCGCTCCGCCTTCGCCCGGGCCTGGGGCACGGACGCCGTGGACACCGGGCTGGGCGGCTCGATCCCCTTCATCGCGGATCTCCTTGAGGTGTTCCCCGGCGCGGAGGTGCTGGTCACCGGGGTGGAGGATCCGGAGTCCCGCGCACACGGCGTGGACGAGTCCCTGCACCTGGGCGAGTTCGCGAAGGTGTGCCTGGCGGAGGCCCTGCTGCTGCGCGGGGCCGGAGTGCTGGGCGGCCGCGGATGA
- the erpA gene encoding iron-sulfur cluster insertion protein ErpA — MTTPTTERPTAAHGVTLTSGAAQKVTTLLEQEGRDDLRLRIAVQPGGCSGLIYQLYFDERLMDNDLVAEFDGVEVIVDKMSSPYLSGAVIDFSDTIEKQGFTIDNPNAGSSCACGDSFS, encoded by the coding sequence ATGACCACGCCCACCACCGAGCGCCCCACTGCGGCGCATGGCGTCACCCTCACCTCCGGCGCCGCGCAGAAGGTGACCACGCTGCTGGAGCAGGAGGGGCGCGACGATCTCCGTCTGCGCATCGCGGTGCAGCCCGGCGGCTGCTCCGGCCTCATCTACCAGCTGTACTTCGACGAGCGGCTGATGGACAACGATCTGGTCGCCGAGTTCGACGGGGTCGAGGTGATCGTCGACAAGATGAGCAGCCCGTACCTCAGCGGAGCGGTCATCGACTTCTCCGACACGATCGAGAAGCAGGGCTTCACCATCGACAACCCGAACGCGGGCAGCTCCTGCGCCTGCGGCGACTCCTTCAGCTGA
- the coxB gene encoding cytochrome c oxidase subunit II, with translation MIPQVPQRARRGRRAAAAGLALATLVLAGCSQAQQRGFLPGPADGQEVTDQTERITNLWVGSWAILVVVGLIIWGLTIWCAIAYRRRKHDKGFPVQLRYHVPLELMFTLVPVVMVLTFFYFTQRDAREIEMHVAEPDYTVNVVGKQWSWDFNYVDDDVHEPAGVQSFATGEDGAAESLPTLYLPVGQTVEFRLDSRDVIHSFWVVDFLYKKDMMPGHTTSFQVTPTREGTYEGKCAELCGEYHSDMLFNVEVVSQEEFDAHMQELRDQGYEGQLGVDLNRNEEEWSMRERSDDAGPRYTEETSSTGTEGDNE, from the coding sequence GTGATCCCCCAGGTCCCCCAGCGCGCGCGGCGTGGACGCCGCGCCGCCGCAGCAGGCCTCGCCCTGGCCACACTGGTCCTCGCCGGCTGCTCCCAGGCGCAGCAGCGCGGGTTCTTGCCCGGCCCGGCCGACGGTCAGGAGGTCACCGACCAGACCGAGCGGATCACGAATCTGTGGGTCGGGTCCTGGGCCATCCTCGTGGTCGTGGGCCTCATCATCTGGGGCCTGACGATCTGGTGCGCGATCGCGTACCGGCGCCGCAAGCACGACAAGGGCTTCCCGGTGCAGCTGCGCTACCACGTGCCGCTCGAGCTGATGTTCACGCTCGTGCCCGTGGTGATGGTGCTGACCTTCTTCTACTTCACCCAGCGCGACGCCCGTGAGATCGAGATGCACGTGGCCGAGCCGGACTACACCGTCAACGTGGTCGGCAAGCAGTGGAGCTGGGACTTCAACTACGTCGACGACGACGTCCACGAGCCCGCCGGTGTGCAGTCCTTCGCCACCGGTGAGGACGGCGCCGCCGAGTCCCTGCCCACCCTGTACCTCCCCGTGGGGCAGACGGTCGAGTTCCGCCTCGACTCCCGTGACGTGATCCATTCGTTCTGGGTCGTGGACTTCCTCTACAAGAAGGACATGATGCCGGGGCACACCACCAGCTTCCAGGTCACGCCCACCCGTGAGGGCACCTACGAGGGCAAGTGCGCCGAGCTCTGCGGCGAGTACCACTCGGACATGCTCTTCAACGTGGAGGTCGTCTCCCAGGAGGAGTTCGACGCCCACATGCAGGAGCTGCGCGACCAGGGCTACGAGGGCCAGCTGGGCGTGGACCTGAACCGCAATGAGGAGGAGTGGAGCATGCGCGAGCGCTCGGACGACGCCGGGCCCCGCTACACCGAGGAGACCTCCTCCACCGGCACCGAGGGAGACAACGAGTGA
- a CDS encoding cytochrome c oxidase subunit 4 gives MRASAKIFWILGVFFLVVAIAYGIITARYEPLGIETVGFPAMLALAGLAFMIAMALSIAVRRHDLGASEHLDAEVSDDHGVQGSFSPYSWAPLWAAVGGSLCFLGVAAGWWIFAFGIIFAIYGVLSWVLEFSSGQHAH, from the coding sequence ATGAGAGCTAGCGCAAAGATCTTCTGGATCCTAGGAGTCTTCTTCCTGGTCGTCGCGATCGCCTACGGCATCATCACGGCGCGCTACGAGCCGCTGGGCATCGAGACCGTCGGCTTCCCGGCGATGCTGGCCCTGGCGGGCCTGGCGTTCATGATCGCCATGGCCCTCTCGATCGCGGTGCGTCGTCACGACCTCGGTGCCTCCGAGCACCTCGACGCAGAGGTCTCCGACGACCACGGCGTGCAGGGCAGCTTCTCCCCGTACAGCTGGGCCCCCCTGTGGGCCGCGGTGGGCGGTTCGCTCTGCTTCCTCGGCGTCGCCGCAGGGTGGTGGATCTTCGCCTTCGGCATCATCTTCGCGATCTACGGCGTGCTCAGCTGGGTGCTGGAGTTCTCCTCCGGTCAGCACGCGCACTGA
- a CDS encoding cytochrome b encodes MTTTIPSTRKQASDGESSSRVYKLGAVGGDWLDQRLSGGGFVKFIARKIFPDHWSFMFGEVALYSFVILLISGTFLTMFFDPSMEEVVYNGPYEAMQGLTMSRAFESTLEISFELRGGLLFRQMHHWSALVFMVAIFVHMFRVFFTGAFRKPRELNWLVGFTLMVLGMVAGFSGYSLPDDVLSGNGLRVIDGLMKAIPIVGTYLSMLLFGGEFPGTDIIPRLFTIHILLVPAMILALIGIHLVLLVLHKHTQYPGPGRTERNVVGFPVFPVYAAKAGGFFFLVFGIITLISATTSINAVWVYGPYDPSPVSAGSQPDWYMLWTDGGLRLIPGWEFTIFGYVISLNMLIPFAVYGGLLGFLALYPFIESWVTGDDREHHLNDLPYNAPVRSGIGVAWIMMYLILALAATNDLIAIALDLSINDLTWTFRIAFFVAPILSFYITKRLCLSIQRQKRTLALHGEETSRVVRTQSGEMLEIHEPLSDYDRWVLVQHDDYRPLKAGKGVSSLRAKATSFFFKDRIEPVTPAELRAALEHAGHEKHVIDAATGGDYRTPAEKAVH; translated from the coding sequence GTGACGACCACGATTCCCAGCACCCGGAAGCAGGCTTCCGACGGCGAGAGCTCCTCGCGTGTGTACAAGCTCGGCGCGGTGGGCGGCGACTGGCTCGACCAGCGCCTCTCCGGAGGTGGCTTCGTCAAGTTCATCGCCCGCAAGATCTTCCCCGACCACTGGTCGTTCATGTTCGGCGAGGTGGCGCTGTACAGCTTCGTCATCCTGCTGATCTCGGGCACCTTCCTCACGATGTTCTTCGACCCCTCGATGGAGGAGGTCGTCTACAACGGGCCCTACGAGGCGATGCAGGGCTTGACCATGTCCCGCGCCTTCGAGTCCACGCTGGAGATCTCCTTCGAGCTCCGCGGCGGGCTGCTGTTCCGCCAGATGCACCACTGGTCCGCGCTGGTGTTCATGGTCGCGATCTTCGTGCACATGTTCCGTGTGTTCTTCACCGGCGCGTTCCGCAAGCCGCGTGAGCTGAACTGGCTCGTCGGCTTCACGCTGATGGTGCTGGGCATGGTGGCCGGGTTCTCCGGCTACTCCCTCCCGGACGACGTCCTCTCGGGCAACGGCCTGCGCGTGATCGACGGGCTGATGAAGGCCATCCCGATCGTGGGCACCTACCTGTCGATGCTGCTCTTCGGCGGGGAGTTCCCGGGCACCGACATCATCCCGCGCCTGTTCACGATCCACATCCTGCTGGTGCCGGCGATGATCCTGGCGCTGATCGGAATCCACCTGGTGCTGCTGGTGCTGCACAAGCACACCCAGTACCCCGGTCCCGGCCGCACCGAGCGGAACGTCGTGGGCTTCCCGGTGTTCCCGGTCTACGCGGCGAAGGCCGGCGGCTTCTTCTTCCTGGTCTTCGGCATCATCACGCTGATCTCGGCCACCACCTCCATCAATGCGGTGTGGGTGTACGGCCCGTACGATCCCTCCCCCGTCTCCGCCGGCTCGCAGCCGGACTGGTACATGCTCTGGACCGACGGCGGCCTGCGCCTCATCCCGGGCTGGGAGTTCACGATCTTCGGCTACGTGATCTCGCTGAACATGCTGATCCCCTTCGCCGTGTACGGCGGGCTGCTGGGCTTCCTCGCCCTGTACCCCTTCATCGAGTCCTGGGTGACCGGTGACGACCGGGAGCACCACCTGAACGATCTGCCGTACAACGCCCCCGTGCGCAGCGGCATCGGCGTGGCCTGGATCATGATGTACCTGATCCTGGCGCTCGCGGCGACGAACGACCTCATCGCGATCGCCCTGGATCTGTCGATCAACGACCTGACATGGACGTTCCGTATCGCGTTCTTCGTGGCGCCGATCCTGTCGTTCTACATCACCAAGCGACTGTGTCTCTCGATCCAGCGTCAGAAGCGCACCCTCGCGCTGCACGGCGAGGAGACCTCGCGGGTGGTGCGCACCCAGAGCGGCGAGATGCTGGAGATCCATGAGCCGCTGAGCGACTACGACCGCTGGGTGCTGGTCCAGCACGACGACTACCGGCCGCTGAAGGCGGGCAAGGGTGTGTCCTCGCTGCGCGCCAAGGCCACCAGCTTCTTCTTCAAGGACCGCATCGAGCCGGTCACCCCCGCCGAGCTGCGGGCCGCGCTCGAGCATGCGGGCCACGAGAAGCACGTCATCGACGCGGCCACCGGCGGCGACTACCGCACCCCCGCGGAGAAGGCGGTCCACTGA